Sequence from the Zeugodacus cucurbitae isolate PBARC_wt_2022May chromosome 5, idZeuCucr1.2, whole genome shotgun sequence genome:
ATCGTTAATGGGAAATGATtgggttttttttctttttggtttggGACTTGATGATAACAGGGCAAACCTGTTATCACCAAGAGAGTGTCCCCCTTGGGGCATATTTCTTGTAGTAAACAGTGATTATATATTAGCACTCTATAACAcgtgttttaaatgaaaaatatgacaCTTTAAATATAGTTCAGAGAGAGGGagtgaaagagcaaaagaaaCTCACTAATAGCACCAAACACAACCGTTCGCTTCAGGCATCAGTCGATGActgtttatacaatatatatgacgaatatgtgggtcaaattgtttgttatattaataaaattaaataaataaattgcgagagtataaaatgttcggttacacccgaactggCTAAGGGctacttccttacttgtttaacatataactaataaaataactaataatataataattgtagtAAACGCAGTTTATTaagttaaaacaagtaagaaagggctaagttcgcgtgtaaccgaacattttatactcccgcaatttatttatttaattttattaatataacaaacaatttgacccacatattcgtcatatacattgaagagagtataaaaacggatttgtgaaaatttgtactccacttttttctaattatttttttacatatacatttttattagttttaacaatatccaaaatttaactgcttttgtaatcaccgtacccaaaagtATCGAAAgcgcaactaaaattgctactgtAATCACTGAACAGTGGTTGCAAacttcgaactgatattggtacagtgatcgaacaaaagcacagaacttctctatagctactgttaTCGATCGAagtcactgatatttacaaaaattgatcgcagttgctatatgagatttttcaatcacagtgaaaaaatcactggtagtgaaatatcgctcatcactagttcAGTGTTCGCAATGATAGCTGTCAGTTTTGCGGTGCGGTCACTCGCTAAGTTGAGGGATTTCAGCGCAACACTAGCATAGTGGCAACATTGAGTCACGTTCCCCCAGTTTTGCAATAACTGGAActagctgttgttgttcgttGTATTTCAGTAATTCAGTtcaaacgaaacgaaacgattCAACATCAAACAGAAATTTTTTAGTTGTGCGCTAGGAAGATCATTCTGGAAATAGCTCGGTGTATTTTGTCATTAGCAAGTATAATTGATTTGTTTTATAGTTAAGCGAACGACGGAACAAAGCAAAAGATACGCAAGCAACTTGACTTGCCTAAAATCAacctgtttaaaaaaaatcactgtgGAGAACAACTGCGGTGCAAAAATGGCGAGGAAGTTGAAAGTGATTTGCGCATCGGTCactatatttgcaattttattacttACACAAAATTTCGGCGGCAGCGAAACAGAGAGCGCTTTGAACAACAATCGAAAATCTGGTAGTGGACGCACACCTAATAGTGCAGGACATGTGACCAAACCGAGCTATCCGACAAAAAGTGGCAGCAGTGCAGGTAACTCGCACACAGATATACCCAAATTGAGATGCCCAGGGTATAATTCGCAACCAAATCGCTCAGCTTCGGCTCCAGGAGGTGGCGCAACCAATACTCAACACATAGGATGGAATGTGCCGAAATCGCAAGGACCTCCAGCTCCCGCAACCAACGTGTATTCATCGCCTGCACATATGCCAGGTGGTTACTCTCCTTCGGCTGTAGTACCACCTAGTGCTGCACTTCCTCAAGGTTCTGTACCCAATCCACAACCGCCACAACAAACTTCGATAAAATCAGGATTTGGtaggtttattaaatattaaaaaaaactgaattctAAATAGTTAAATATTAGATACTGGTTCGGTTACTGGCGCAATTGGTGAAGCAATCCTTGAACGCGTGCTTAGGCCAATACATACGCGTGTCGTATCAGCACAACCTGCCGCCGCTAAACTATCTGGCAGCAACGATGGCAAAATCATCATTATAAATAATGGTCCACCCGGTTCAGTGACTACAACAAATGCTAACCGTGGCACCGTCATCACAACAGGTGTCGTTGGCGACAACGTCACAACACCCATGCCTGGCCAATTACCCGCCGCTGCACCAGCTGGCCCCGCGGTATCCAATGTACCGCTTGCACCCGTGGGTAAAAATATCGCAGCACAACCAACACCAGCACCAGGTGCTGCACCCGCAGaaggtgctgctgctgccgctccACAACCCGCTCCCGAACAGCCAGTGCGCATTAATGAAACCGATCCAAACGATAACACCAAGATGGTTGAAGTCGAGAAAACTGCCGGCTATCTAGCACCGCAACCACCACCAACAGCACCTGTAGCTGGTGCTGAAATGAACGGTACAGCGCCGGTTATGCCACCAGCTGGAAAGGGCAGTGCACCATTGGCACCAATTGGCCCAGTCACTGCAGCTTCACAACAATTGCAAGCAATTCCAACGCAAATACCTTTGTTGTCGGACAATACTTCAGCAAAAAACAAGTGGAGCAGTGGCATGGCTCAATTCGATGGCAACggtgttgttgtcattatttgttgctttttttgggAATGCATTAAACCATAAATGGCATGAAAAAGCATAAAACGTGAAAAGACCGTAAAGTAAGCagctaaaaatagtaaaaaaaaatcgataatctTAGTAAattgtgacaacaacaaattggaaTAAATGTTATGGAATTCACATACCTCTTTTTGTAACATATATTCTCTTACTTTTGCATAATGCTTCGAATCTGTAGAATCTCAGCATATTTtacaatgatttttttaatcattacGCGTTTACATATGgagcattctctggaaaaaaagccacttgaaaaaaaaagttctttattttctttggcaatgatatatcttatatttaatccctttttgttttccattattttttaatatttctttaaatttttttgaatttttcaaatttttacttttttttgtttgttttttttttttgtttttgatttttttttaattattacgtagattagattcaagtacgtgataattttaaataaaaaacaaaagcaaaaaaaaaattaaaaatttgaaaaatacaaaaaaatttaaaaaaatattaaaaaaataaaaaaaaaaaacaaaaagggattaaatgtctgctacgtccacgtcgttaatcctgggttacgctaaattctgataataatagtaaatcaatgatttttcatcacgttctgagttggttttttatttgtagctcatacaaatattgctgtcccaaaattccctttggggggtaaaaaggtgatgaaataaggaacattttaagatattttcgaaaaaaaaatcaaagggggcataaattgttaaaaattaaaaaaaattctttttttgctatgaaatattaattttaaaaatttttacgatacacagttttaaagtttgagaaattctgtacaaaaaaaagacctaaaaccatatttaggttttacatgtactataagatatatcattgccaaagaaaataaagaactttttttttcaagtggctttttttccagataATGCCCCATATATCATATGATTCTCAATGTTGAAACAGATATGCAAGCTCGAAACTCGCGCcttttgcaatttaaattaGGGAATTTTTAAACCAAACAGCAGCAAGAGCGTTTGCGCAGTTTGGCCGCTCAGaacaatttgtaatattataacAAATCAGTCTTCTTAGAAATGCAGCTAAAAATCAGATAGTTTTTGCCTTCATAAGCCATAAGGTTTAAAGCCATTTTAAATGTTAACTAAAAagtgtttataataaaaaaaatacttccgtgttaaaaaatattatgaatccatagatgtctctagggtcaagcactggttgattaaatcgattaaatcgttttatatcgatcttggacatttgtgttaacATTAACCCCACAAactatttgtagagatctgtttgcatcccaaactgattctcaactgaaaatgt
This genomic interval carries:
- the LOC128921934 gene encoding uncharacterized protein LOC128921934, which translates into the protein MARKLKVICASVTIFAILLLTQNFGGSETESALNNNRKSGSGRTPNSAGHVTKPSYPTKSGSSAGNSHTDIPKLRCPGYNSQPNRSASAPGGGATNTQHIGWNVPKSQGPPAPATNVYSSPAHMPGGYSPSAVVPPSAALPQGSVPNPQPPQQTSIKSGFDTGSVTGAIGEAILERVLRPIHTRVVSAQPAAAKLSGSNDGKIIIINNGPPGSVTTTNANRGTVITTGVVGDNVTTPMPGQLPAAAPAGPAVSNVPLAPVGKNIAAQPTPAPGAAPAEGAAAAAPQPAPEQPVRINETDPNDNTKMVEVEKTAGYLAPQPPPTAPVAGAEMNGTAPVMPPAGKGSAPLAPIGPVTAASQQLQAIPTQIPLLSDNTSAKNKWSSGMAQFDGNGVVVIICCFFWECIKP